In Clostridia bacterium, the following are encoded in one genomic region:
- a CDS encoding endonuclease MutS2, with the protein MTSQKVLNVIEFDKILNIASSYAVSDIGKEFLLSTLPVDDFEQANQYLDQTYEAYRILYEKSIDPIGSFDDIEELISKAKINAILSCADLLKIGRSLKSVQRIIAKIKPLGEEFRLIQNIVADMTNIKSLSEDIEVSILDENEVSDGASEKLASIRRKIAASKANIKEKLNSIIRSSTYSKYLQDNIITVRNDRFVIPVKNEYRGEINGLLHDQSASGATAFIEPMQVVELNNQLKSLLIDEQIEIERILTALTLQVNNNADVLLKNQKALILLDAIFAKARYAEHIKAIRPILKTDYDIKIVQGRHPLIAAEKVVPIDIELGGKHKILIISGPNTGGKTVTLKTVGLFSVMAASGFMLPAKEVSMPVFESLYCDIGDFQSIENSLSTYSSHIQNLVNITDNMSAGSLVLIDEIGAGTDPSEGAALAIGIIKYMLKIGVLGIVTTHYSELKEFCLTNPNIRNASMEFDFKTLLPTYKIMMDLPGTSNALAIARHLGLNSEILNDAKNAIDEEKHNFENVLRLARSLKSQAEKEYEEAKKEREKLQEEIQEIAKEKERITQLREKINNQADREVKEIIMKKTAQANDYLERLKEIVNKAELDESEILKAKQLRTAIENQLYDNSSENVDYNEVRPINEKEIQVGINAYIKTLQKECVILSLPDRKNCVDVSVGNMRLNIKLEDLGVLKHPTIKSEKKESIILKRAASKNNVTVSDSPVTYVSSEINLLGNTVDEAVAKLDVFLDNAVRNGLNEVKIVHGKGTGALRRGVHDYLKINRLVSGFRLGMNNEGGSGVTIVTLS; encoded by the coding sequence ATGACTTCTCAAAAAGTTCTTAATGTAATTGAATTTGACAAGATATTAAACATAGCTTCTTCTTATGCCGTATCAGATATTGGCAAAGAGTTTTTATTATCAACTTTACCTGTCGATGATTTTGAACAAGCCAATCAATATCTAGATCAAACTTATGAAGCATATCGAATTTTATATGAAAAATCTATTGATCCTATTGGTTCTTTTGACGATATAGAAGAATTAATTTCTAAAGCCAAAATTAATGCTATATTAAGTTGTGCTGATCTATTAAAAATCGGAAGAAGTTTAAAGAGTGTTCAAAGAATTATCGCAAAAATCAAACCTTTGGGAGAAGAATTTAGACTTATTCAAAATATCGTTGCTGATATGACTAATATTAAGTCGCTTTCAGAAGATATTGAAGTTTCAATTTTAGATGAAAATGAGGTCAGTGACGGAGCATCAGAAAAACTTGCGTCAATAAGACGAAAAATTGCCGCAAGCAAAGCAAATATCAAAGAAAAGCTCAACAGTATAATAAGATCTTCAACATATTCAAAATACCTTCAAGACAACATTATTACTGTGCGTAATGATCGTTTTGTTATTCCAGTAAAAAACGAGTATCGGGGAGAAATTAACGGATTATTGCATGATCAGTCTGCAAGCGGTGCTACTGCGTTTATAGAACCTATGCAGGTTGTTGAATTAAACAATCAGTTGAAATCTCTATTAATAGATGAACAGATAGAAATTGAAAGAATATTGACTGCGCTTACTTTGCAGGTAAATAATAACGCTGATGTTTTATTGAAAAATCAAAAAGCATTAATTTTGCTGGATGCAATATTTGCAAAAGCACGATATGCAGAACATATAAAAGCAATAAGACCGATATTAAAAACAGATTATGATATCAAAATTGTTCAAGGAAGACATCCATTAATTGCAGCCGAAAAGGTGGTGCCTATTGATATTGAATTAGGCGGAAAACACAAAATTTTGATAATTTCAGGTCCCAATACAGGCGGAAAAACTGTAACTTTAAAAACTGTCGGACTTTTTTCAGTAATGGCAGCAAGCGGCTTTATGTTGCCTGCAAAAGAAGTTTCAATGCCTGTATTTGAAAGCCTTTACTGTGATATAGGCGATTTTCAAAGCATAGAAAATTCTTTGAGTACTTATTCGTCGCATATTCAAAATCTTGTTAATATTACTGACAATATGTCGGCAGGATCTTTGGTTTTGATAGATGAAATTGGAGCAGGAACAGATCCTTCAGAAGGGGCTGCTCTTGCCATAGGAATTATCAAATATATGTTGAAAATAGGCGTTTTGGGCATTGTAACTACGCATTACTCAGAATTAAAAGAATTTTGTTTGACAAACCCTAACATCAGAAACGCATCAATGGAATTTGACTTTAAAACTCTGTTGCCGACATATAAGATTATGATGGATTTACCTGGCACAAGCAATGCACTTGCAATTGCTAGACATCTAGGATTAAATTCTGAAATTTTAAATGATGCTAAAAATGCGATTGATGAAGAGAAGCATAATTTTGAAAATGTTTTGAGACTTGCGCGTTCTTTAAAATCTCAAGCGGAAAAAGAGTATGAAGAGGCGAAAAAAGAGCGCGAAAAGTTACAAGAAGAAATTCAAGAAATTGCTAAAGAAAAAGAAAGGATAACTCAATTAAGAGAAAAAATAAATAATCAAGCTGATCGCGAAGTTAAAGAGATCATAATGAAAAAAACAGCCCAAGCCAATGATTATTTAGAGCGGTTAAAAGAAATTGTCAATAAAGCTGAGCTGGATGAAAGCGAAATTTTAAAAGCCAAGCAGTTAAGAACGGCTATAGAAAATCAGCTTTATGATAATTCTTCAGAAAATGTTGACTATAACGAAGTAAGACCGATTAATGAAAAAGAAATACAAGTCGGCATTAATGCCTATATAAAAACACTTCAAAAAGAATGCGTGATTTTGTCTTTACCTGACCGTAAAAATTGTGTTGATGTAAGTGTAGGCAATATGCGGCTAAATATAAAATTGGAAGATTTAGGAGTTTTGAAACATCCTACTATTAAGTCTGAAAAAAAAGAGTCAATAATCTTAAAAAGAGCTGCATCCAAAAATAATGTAACTGTTTCCGATAGTCCAGTCACTTATGTTTCAAGCGAAATTAATCTTTTGGGTAACACAGTTGATGAAGCTGTCGCTAAGCTTGATGTTTTTTTAGATAATGCTGTTAGAAATGGACTTAATGAAGTAAAAATTGTTCATGGCAAGGGAACAGGTGCTTTGAGACGAGGTGTGCATGACTACTTGAAAATCAATAGATTAGTGTCAGGATTCCGTCTTGGTATGAATAACGAAGGTGGAAGCGGTGTTACAATTGTAACGCTTAGTTGA